A section of the candidate division WOR-3 bacterium genome encodes:
- a CDS encoding ABC transporter ATP-binding protein, whose amino-acid sequence MKSLFKLFLKWKKKFLFGILALLIVDAAQLILPLVIREVISAIEKEKEFLAFLKYSLFILLLSLFVLIFRFFWRYFILGAAREIEAFLRKKLYDHLLTLHPFYFYKTGIGNLMAHITNDLEAIRMASGIGIVAFFDFLIMVTFSFVIMFSISFKLTLYVLIPFPLLSVSMIFLGPKIHNFFRRVQERFSDLTESSKEIISSIKIIKSFVQEEGKFKEFYKENEKYLRENINLAYQYGIFQSMIILISGFSVLFLIIFGGKNAILGELSLGDFVAFISYLDLLIWPVMALGWSLNIFQRGSASLLRIELILKEKNDMKDGNVRIDDKFKGHIKVRNLNYSFNGHYNVLKNINLEIKPGRFIGFTGKPGSGKSTLLYLISRIYDPPDGTIFIDDIDIKNYRISDLRENIILLEQEPFIFSATIKENVLLGSKNGVKEDEIEKALNLSRFIKDIDNFKEGIFTIVGERGVTLSGGQRERLSLARIFLRKPKILLIDDALSSLDFKTEKEVFENIFKEFENITLIVVSTRIPVLMRCDEIYVFEKGEIVEMGTHEELVNRKGFYNSLYELQTALIKEEIKG is encoded by the coding sequence ATGAAATCACTATTTAAACTTTTTTTAAAGTGGAAAAAAAAGTTTCTTTTTGGTATTTTAGCTTTATTAATTGTTGATGCAGCACAACTTATTTTACCACTTGTTATAAGGGAAGTTATCTCAGCAATAGAGAAAGAAAAAGAATTTTTAGCTTTTTTAAAGTATTCTTTATTCATTCTCCTTTTATCCCTTTTTGTTCTTATTTTTAGATTTTTTTGGAGGTATTTTATACTGGGAGCAGCCAGAGAAATAGAGGCTTTTTTAAGAAAAAAGCTTTACGATCATCTTTTAACTCTTCATCCTTTTTATTTTTATAAAACAGGTATAGGAAATTTAATGGCACATATAACAAATGACCTTGAAGCTATAAGAATGGCTTCAGGGATTGGAATAGTTGCCTTTTTTGATTTTCTTATAATGGTAACATTTTCCTTTGTTATTATGTTTTCAATATCCTTTAAATTGACCCTCTATGTTTTAATTCCTTTTCCTTTGCTTTCAGTTTCAATGATTTTTTTAGGTCCCAAAATTCATAACTTTTTTAGAAGAGTTCAGGAAAGGTTTTCTGATTTAACTGAAAGTTCCAAGGAAATCATAAGTTCAATAAAAATAATAAAATCCTTTGTTCAGGAAGAGGGAAAATTTAAAGAATTTTATAAGGAAAATGAGAAATATTTAAGGGAGAATATAAATCTTGCTTATCAATATGGTATTTTCCAATCAATGATAATTCTGATTTCAGGTTTTTCAGTCCTTTTTTTAATAATTTTTGGAGGAAAAAATGCTATTTTAGGAGAGCTTTCACTTGGTGATTTTGTTGCTTTTATTTCCTATCTTGATTTACTTATATGGCCAGTTATGGCTCTTGGTTGGTCCCTAAATATCTTTCAAAGAGGTTCTGCTTCCCTGTTAAGAATAGAACTTATCTTAAAAGAAAAAAATGATATGAAGGATGGGAATGTTAGAATTGATGATAAATTTAAAGGGCACATTAAAGTAAGGAATCTAAATTATAGTTTCAATGGTCATTATAATGTATTAAAAAATATTAACTTAGAAATAAAACCAGGAAGGTTTATTGGATTTACAGGTAAACCCGGTTCAGGTAAATCTACCCTTTTATATTTAATTTCAAGAATTTATGACCCACCTGATGGAACAATTTTCATTGATGATATAGATATAAAAAATTACAGGATAAGTGATTTAAGGGAAAATATAATTTTGCTTGAACAGGAACCATTTATATTTTCAGCCACCATAAAAGAAAATGTGCTTTTAGGTTCTAAAAATGGAGTAAAGGAAGATGAGATTGAAAAAGCACTAAATTTATCCCGTTTTATAAAAGATATTGATAATTTTAAAGAAGGGATTTTTACAATTGTTGGTGAAAGGGGTGTCACTCTTTCTGGAGGACAAAGAGAAAGGTTGAGTTTAGCGAGAATATTTTTGAGAAAACCAAAAATTCTTTTAATTGATGATGCCCTATCTTCTCTTGATTTTAAAACTGAAAAAGAAGTTTTTGAAAATATTTTCAAAGAATTTGAAAATATAACTCTTATTGTAGTTTCTACAAGAATACCTGTTTTAATGAGATGTGATGAAATTTATGTATTTGAAAAAGGTGAGATTGTTGAAATGGGAACTCATGAGGAACTTGTAAACAGAAAAGGGTTTTATAATAGTCTTTATGAGCTTCAGACTGCTCTTATAAAAGAGGAGATAAAGGGATAA
- a CDS encoding OmpA family protein, protein MIKFLIFLFFDLKGFSSGYALTDYSYPFSLLFEGEIYRPYFSLNFHQFKKGTIFKDSYYSFAFGYNVDSLYSLRSTLSSEFSKGKNYLNDFSLLTGKKFSSSLSGFLGFYGIIEEDLKIISGFKLFLLNPFNPGFFETSIIGPGIKKFDFKFLTRVVLNNIETFKKVNVKNLGFSFGKFEDYFGGFALEFILFEKLFPGIGVFWKEAMAPYPSLFVSYYTSFVEKTDYLLQFSIHFLPENDTRYSLSFNILSGDDKWKEKEKERKRKERENLAKLLSESERKYKEAEKLYADVNKLNEEIEKKRREVDSLRNIVEKEKEEVRKMREEAFEALKKIEGIKIQEEKEFIKITATEKAVHFEIGGTGLQVESILTLKNIANFLRSYPRYKVKVYGHTDNIPIGPLLKSKYKDNFELSKARAKAVVDYFIKIENLSNLEFEYEGFGDREPIASNETEEGRAQNRRVEIIIEKK, encoded by the coding sequence ATGATAAAATTTCTAATTTTTCTCTTTTTTGACCTAAAAGGGTTTTCTTCAGGTTACGCCCTGACAGATTATTCCTATCCCTTTTCTCTTTTATTTGAAGGAGAAATATATAGACCTTACTTCTCTCTTAATTTTCATCAGTTTAAAAAGGGCACAATTTTTAAGGATAGTTATTATTCTTTTGCCTTTGGTTATAATGTTGATTCTCTTTATTCCCTCCGTTCTACTCTCTCGTCTGAATTTTCAAAAGGAAAAAATTATTTAAATGACTTTTCACTTTTAACAGGCAAAAAGTTTTCTTCTTCCCTTTCTGGCTTTTTAGGTTTTTATGGGATAATTGAAGAGGACTTGAAAATCATATCAGGATTTAAACTTTTTCTTTTAAATCCTTTTAATCCAGGATTTTTTGAAACATCTATTATAGGTCCTGGAATAAAAAAGTTTGATTTTAAATTTTTAACAAGAGTAGTTTTAAATAATATTGAGACTTTTAAAAAGGTAAATGTTAAAAATTTAGGTTTTTCCTTTGGAAAATTTGAAGATTATTTTGGTGGATTTGCTCTTGAATTTATTTTGTTTGAAAAATTATTTCCCGGAATTGGTGTATTTTGGAAAGAAGCTATGGCACCTTACCCTTCTTTATTTGTATCTTATTATACGAGCTTTGTAGAAAAAACAGATTATCTTTTACAGTTTTCCATCCATTTTCTTCCTGAAAATGATACAAGATACTCTTTATCTTTTAATATTCTTTCAGGTGATGATAAATGGAAAGAAAAAGAGAAAGAAAGAAAAAGAAAAGAAAGAGAAAATTTAGCAAAATTACTTTCAGAATCAGAAAGAAAATATAAGGAAGCAGAAAAGCTCTATGCTGATGTTAATAAATTAAATGAAGAAATTGAAAAAAAAAGAAGGGAAGTAGATTCTTTAAGAAACATTGTTGAAAAGGAAAAAGAAGAAGTTAGAAAGATGAGAGAAGAAGCTTTTGAAGCTCTTAAAAAAATTGAAGGTATAAAGATTCAAGAGGAAAAAGAGTTTATTAAAATTACCGCTACTGAGAAGGCTGTGCACTTTGAAATCGGTGGAACAGGTTTACAAGTAGAAAGTATTTTGACCCTTAAAAATATAGCTAATTTTCTAAGAAGTTATCCGAGATATAAGGTAAAGGTATACGGTCATACTGATAATATACCCATTGGTCCTTTATTAAAATCAAAGTATAAGGATAACTTTGAGCTTTCAAAAGCAAGAGCAAAAGCAGTTGTTGATTATTTTATAAAAATTGAAAATCTTTCAAATTTAGAATTTGAATATGAGGGCTTTGGAGATAGAGAGCCCATTGCTTCCAATGAGACAGAGGAAGGTAGAGCTCAAAATAGAAGAGTTGAAATAATAATAGAAAAGAAATGA
- a CDS encoding SagB/ThcOx family dehydrogenase, translated as MKKLKLQERIINQIDFIKVLEKRRTVREFDPDKEITLKEISTLLWATYGITDKNYGLKTSPSAGARYPLEIFFCNKEGFFRYIPEENSILKVKDIDIREKLSHYAYEQDFIKDAPTVFVIAADFKRTTSRYGKRGERYVYIDLGHAAQNLLLCATYLGLGACPVGAFDDEKIKKLLEIDFDPLYIIPVGYPKNF; from the coding sequence ATGAAAAAATTAAAATTACAAGAAAGGATTATTAATCAAATAGATTTTATAAAAGTTCTTGAAAAAAGAAGAACTGTAAGAGAGTTTGACCCAGATAAAGAAATCACTTTAAAAGAAATATCGACGCTCTTATGGGCTACTTATGGTATAACAGATAAAAATTACGGGCTTAAAACTTCACCCTCAGCAGGAGCAAGGTACCCGCTTGAGATATTTTTCTGTAATAAGGAAGGTTTTTTTAGATATATTCCTGAGGAAAATTCAATTTTAAAAGTAAAGGATATTGATATACGGGAAAAATTATCTCATTATGCTTATGAGCAAGATTTTATAAAGGATGCGCCAACAGTTTTTGTTATAGCTGCTGATTTTAAAAGAACAACTTCAAGATATGGAAAAAGGGGGGAAAGGTATGTTTATATAGATTTAGGTCATGCTGCACAGAATTTACTTTTATGTGCCACATATTTAGGTCTCGGTGCATGTCCTGTAGGAGCCTTTGATGACGAAAAAATAAAAAAACTACTTGAAATAGATTTTGATCCCCTTTATATAATTCCTGTGGGATATCCAAAAAATTTTTAA